One segment of Pleomorphomonas sp. PLEO DNA contains the following:
- the nusA gene encoding transcription termination factor NusA — MAVSANRLELLQIADAVAREKSIDRQIVIAAMEDAIQKAARSRYGSETDVRAEINPRTGEIKLQRLLQVVESVENFSTEVDLVEAQRRNPAALVGDFISEPLPPIDFGRIAAQSAKQVIVQKVREAERDRQFDEFKDRTGEVVNGVVKRVEYGNVIVDLGRGEAICRRDELIPRESFRYGDRIRAIIHDVRREQRGPQVFLSRTHPLFMAKLFASEVPEIYDGIIEVKSVARDPGSRAKIAVISKDSSIDPVGACVGMRGSRVQAVVQELQGEKIDIIPWSGDPATFIVNALQPAEVAKVVLDEDAERIEVVVPDDQLSLAIGRRGQNVRLASQLTGWAIDILTEQEESERRQKEFNERTELFMNALNVDEVVGQLLATEGFSTVEELTAVERDELAAIEGFDEETAEEIQARAQDFLDAKERELDEERIKLGVDDALREIPGITTAMMVALGKDGVKTVEDLAGCATDDLVGWTERKNGETVRNKGSLSDLDLSRADAEAIVMAARVAVGWIEAPAEEEEVVEDEVEEIVEEAN; from the coding sequence ATGGCCGTCAGTGCGAACCGTTTGGAACTCTTGCAGATCGCCGACGCGGTGGCCCGCGAGAAGTCGATCGACCGGCAAATCGTCATCGCTGCGATGGAGGACGCCATCCAGAAGGCAGCCCGTTCGCGCTACGGTTCTGAAACCGACGTCCGCGCCGAGATCAACCCGCGCACTGGCGAAATCAAACTGCAGCGCCTCCTGCAAGTCGTCGAAAGCGTCGAGAACTTTTCGACGGAAGTCGACCTTGTCGAGGCTCAGCGCCGCAACCCGGCCGCCCTCGTCGGCGACTTCATTTCCGAGCCGTTGCCGCCGATCGATTTCGGCCGTATCGCCGCCCAGTCGGCCAAGCAGGTCATCGTGCAGAAGGTGCGCGAAGCCGAACGCGACCGGCAGTTCGACGAATTCAAGGACCGCACCGGCGAAGTGGTGAACGGCGTCGTCAAGCGTGTCGAATACGGCAACGTCATTGTCGACCTCGGACGTGGCGAGGCAATCTGCCGCCGTGACGAACTGATCCCGCGCGAGAGCTTCCGCTATGGCGATCGTATTCGCGCCATCATTCACGACGTGCGCCGCGAGCAGCGGGGACCCCAGGTCTTTCTGTCGCGCACCCATCCGCTCTTCATGGCCAAATTGTTCGCCTCGGAAGTACCGGAAATCTATGATGGCATCATCGAAGTGAAGTCGGTCGCCCGCGACCCCGGCTCGCGCGCCAAGATCGCCGTCATTTCCAAGGATTCGTCGATCGATCCGGTTGGCGCCTGCGTCGGTATGCGTGGCAGCCGCGTGCAAGCCGTCGTGCAGGAACTGCAGGGCGAGAAGATCGACATCATTCCCTGGTCGGGCGATCCGGCCACCTTCATCGTCAACGCGCTGCAGCCGGCCGAAGTGGCCAAGGTGGTGCTCGACGAGGACGCCGAGCGTATCGAGGTGGTGGTGCCCGACGATCAGCTGTCGCTGGCCATCGGCCGCCGCGGCCAGAACGTGCGCCTCGCCAGTCAGCTGACCGGCTGGGCGATCGACATCCTGACCGAGCAGGAAGAGAGCGAGCGGCGCCAGAAGGAATTCAACGAGCGCACCGAGCTGTTCATGAACGCGCTCAACGTCGACGAAGTTGTGGGCCAGTTGCTCGCCACCGAGGGCTTCTCGACCGTCGAGGAACTCACCGCGGTGGAGCGCGACGAGCTCGCCGCCATCGAGGGCTTCGACGAGGAGACCGCCGAGGAAATTCAGGCGCGCGCTCAGGACTTCCTCGACGCCAAGGAACGCGAACTCGACGAGGAGCGGATCAAGCTCGGCGTTGACGACGCCCTGCGCGAGATCCCCGGAATCACCACTGCCATGATGGTCGCCCTCGGCAAGGATGGCGTGAAGACGGTGGAAGATCTCGCCGGCTGTGCCACCGACGACCTCGTCGGCTGGACGGAACGCAAGAACGGCGAGACCGTGCGCAACAAGGGCAGCCTCTCCGATCTCGACCTTAGCCGTGCCGACGCCGAGGCGATCGTCATGGCGGCGCGCGTTGCCGTAGGCTGGATCGAGGCTCCGGCCGAGGAAGAGGAAGTCGTTGAAGACGAGGTCGAAGAGATCGTCGAAGAAGCGAACTGA
- the rimP gene encoding ribosome maturation factor RimP — protein sequence MTSEDQPPLPPLGGQSVETTLDEPRLVTETGVEARVAAIIEPALIDLGFRLVRVRMSGLNGVTLQIFAEKADGTMSVEDCEAASNVISPLLDVDDPIGKAYSLEMSSPGMDRILVRRSDFVRWSGFETKLELAVPLLGRKRFRGWLTGVKDDKGGCASCRRWRTAPRRSSFRSIPCRRRASCSTKP from the coding sequence ATGACGTCCGAGGACCAGCCGCCCCTTCCGCCGCTCGGCGGCCAGAGTGTCGAAACGACGCTCGACGAGCCGCGTCTGGTGACAGAGACTGGCGTTGAGGCGCGGGTTGCCGCCATCATCGAGCCGGCACTGATCGATCTCGGCTTTCGCCTCGTTCGCGTGCGCATGAGCGGTCTGAACGGCGTGACCCTGCAGATCTTCGCCGAGAAGGCCGACGGCACAATGAGCGTTGAAGATTGCGAGGCCGCAAGCAACGTGATCTCGCCGCTGCTCGATGTCGACGATCCGATCGGCAAGGCCTACAGCCTTGAGATGTCGTCGCCCGGCATGGATCGGATCTTGGTGCGGCGATCGGATTTTGTCCGTTGGTCAGGCTTCGAGACCAAGCTGGAGCTCGCTGTTCCACTGCTGGGTCGCAAGCGTTTTCGTGGCTGGCTCACGGGCGTCAAGGACGACAAGGGGGGCTGCGCCTCCTGCAGGCGTTGGAGGACGGCACCAAGGAGATCGAGTTTCCGCTCGATACCGTGTCGGAGGCGCGCCTCGTGCTCAACGAAGCCCTGA
- a CDS encoding tRNA (guanosine(46)-N(7))-methyltransferase TrmB — MSDDDHRAEHRPDEPRESAFFGRRKGKTLRKGQAERLEVDLPKLSLDLAMPAPDKLAALFPSQLSEIRLEIGFGGGEHLVHRALERPDVGFIGVEPFVNGMTKALGRIAAEGSTNIRLSGEDGVKVLDWLPEASLDRVLLLYPDPWPKKRHWKRRFVGSDTVARFARVLKDDGEFWFASDIDTYVDWTLRYVRANPAFVWTASAPDDWRQPWEGWPGTRYEAKARREGRGSAYLTFRRLPRAR; from the coding sequence ATGAGCGACGACGACCATAGAGCGGAGCACAGGCCCGACGAGCCCCGAGAGAGCGCCTTCTTCGGCCGCCGCAAAGGCAAGACCCTGAGGAAAGGCCAAGCCGAGCGGCTCGAGGTCGACCTGCCCAAGCTGTCGCTCGATCTGGCAATGCCCGCCCCCGACAAACTTGCCGCGCTTTTCCCTTCGCAGCTGTCCGAGATTCGACTGGAAATTGGCTTCGGCGGTGGCGAGCACCTGGTCCACCGGGCTCTTGAGCGGCCGGATGTCGGCTTTATTGGCGTCGAACCCTTCGTCAACGGCATGACCAAAGCCCTTGGTCGCATCGCTGCCGAGGGCTCCACCAATATCCGCCTCAGCGGTGAGGATGGGGTCAAGGTTCTGGACTGGTTGCCTGAGGCTTCGCTTGACCGCGTGCTGTTGCTTTATCCCGATCCCTGGCCGAAGAAGCGCCATTGGAAACGCCGTTTCGTCGGATCCGACACCGTCGCCCGCTTCGCCCGCGTGCTGAAGGATGACGGCGAATTCTGGTTTGCCTCAGACATCGACACCTATGTCGACTGGACGCTCCGCTACGTTCGCGCCAATCCGGCTTTCGTCTGGACGGCCTCGGCCCCCGATGATTGGCGGCAACCGTGGGAAGGCTGGCCAGGGACACGCTATGAGGCCAAAGCACGCCGCGAAGGACGCGGTTCGGCCTATCTTACCTTCCGCCGGCTGCCGCGCGCGCGGTAA
- a CDS encoding RNA-binding protein, translating to MAPRSETAERSCIVTRVAQPPEGLVRFVCGPDGTVVPDVRGNLPGRGVWVTCRRDVVAEAVRKRAFSRGLKAEAKAGDDLPDLVEALLLKAALSALSMARKAGLVVTGFGQVGEAVGKGGVIAVLHAREAADDGRRKVGQVIRRRLRAIGSGGNEDEMPGNAALWQQPPHSGPKVIAGIFASSEMDLALGGANVIHAALLAGGASTSFLKCAAALARYRGEAPDTDWTADLS from the coding sequence ATGGCACCGAGGTCTGAGACGGCGGAACGCAGTTGCATCGTGACACGCGTCGCGCAGCCGCCCGAGGGCCTCGTCCGCTTCGTCTGCGGACCCGATGGTACGGTGGTGCCGGACGTTCGTGGCAACTTGCCGGGCCGTGGCGTCTGGGTGACCTGTCGCCGCGACGTGGTTGCCGAGGCGGTACGCAAACGAGCGTTTTCGCGTGGGCTCAAGGCTGAGGCTAAAGCCGGCGATGATTTGCCGGATCTGGTCGAGGCGTTGCTTTTGAAAGCGGCACTGTCGGCGTTGTCGATGGCGCGCAAGGCGGGCCTTGTGGTGACCGGCTTCGGGCAGGTTGGCGAGGCGGTCGGCAAAGGTGGCGTGATCGCCGTTTTGCATGCCCGAGAGGCGGCTGACGACGGTCGGCGCAAGGTTGGACAGGTGATCAGGCGGCGTCTTCGTGCCATCGGGAGCGGCGGAAACGAAGATGAAATGCCCGGAAATGCGGCATTATGGCAACAACCGCCGCATTCCGGACCGAAGGTCATCGCCGGAATCTTCGCGTCGAGCGAAATGGATTTGGCATTGGGCGGCGCAAATGTGATACATGCTGCTCTGCTTGCCGGTGGGGCGAGCACCAGCTTCCTGAAATGCGCTGCAGCGCTGGCCCGTTACAGGGGCGAAGCGCCGGACACGGACTGGACAGCGGACCTTTCATGA